Below is a genomic region from Cellulomonas sp. P24.
TTCTGCGCGACGGCACCGAGGATGCCGATGAGCATCGTCGCCAGCGCGACCCACATGAGGACGGCGTCGACGCCCCCGCCCGGGAACAGCAGGGTCTGGGTCCGCAGGATCGCGTACACGCCGACCTTGGTGAGCAGGCCGGCGAACACCGCGGTGACCGGGGCGGGCGCCGTCGGGTACGAGTCGGGGAGCCAGGCGGACAACGGGAACACGGCCGCCTTGATGCCGAAGGCCAGCAGCAGGAGGACCTGCAGGACGAGCCTGACCCCCGGGTCGATCTCCGGGAGACGCTGCGCGAGCTGGGCGAGGTTGACCGTGCCGGCGGCCGCGTAGGTGAGGGCCAGGGCCACCAGGAACAGCACCGAGGACAGCAGCGCGACGACCACGTAGATCGTGCCGGCGCGGATCCGTGCTCCCGTGCCGCCGAGGGTCAGCAGCACGAAGCTCGCCGCGAGCAGGATCTCGAAGCCGACGTACAGGTTGAACAGGTCGCCGGAGAGGAACGCGTTCGCGACCCCGGCGGTCAGCACGAGGTACGTCGGGTGGTAGATCGCGACGGGCGCCTCCTCGTCACCGTCGGCCTCGCCCTGAGCGAGCGAGTACAGCAGGACGCACAGCGTGACCGCGCTCGAGACCGTGAGCATGAGGGCGCTCAGCCGGTCCGCGACGAGGTCGATCCCGATCGGCGGCGCCCAGCCTCCGATGCTGAGGACGAGCGGCCCGTCGTCCACCAGGGCGAGCATCGTGGCCGATGCCGCGAGGACGAGCGTCAGGGTGACGACGCTGATGACGCGCTGCGCGCGGGGTGCCCGGTAGAGCGCGAGCGCGAGGCCGGCACCGAACAGGGGCAGCACCACGGGCAGCGGCACGAGCCAGGTCATCGAGGTCATCGGCCGGCCTCGCCCGAGGTGTTCGACGGCACGTCGGCGGGGTGACCCTCGTCGGTCTCGTCGTGGACCGCGGCCGCCTGCTCGTCGAGGCTCGCGCCGGTGTCCTCCGTGTCGGCGTCGGTGAACGACGGCTGGTCGGCAGCCGCGCGCCGGGCGACCCGACGGTCCTCGAGGTCGTCCTGCACCTCGTCGTGCTCGTTGAGCTGCCACGACCGGTAGGCCATCGCGAGCAGGAACGCGGTCAGGCCGAGGGTGATGACGATCGCGGTGAGGACCATCGCCTGCGGCAACGGGTCGCTCATCCGGCCGATCGGCGTCGTCCCGACGATGGGTGCACCACCGGCCGCACCCCCGGCCACGAGGAACAGGAGGTTCACGCCGTTGCCGGCGAGGATCAGCCCCACGAGGACGCGCGACAGGCTCCGCTCGAGCATGAGGTACACGCCCACCGTCACGAGGGCGGCGATCACGACGACGAGCACGATGCTCGGGCGCATGTCGACGGTCATCGCGCTGCTCCCGACGATCGTCGCTCCGGTCCCGTGGTTCACCGCGCCGCTCCAGTCGTTCTCGCGCCTCGGTCGTCCGTCGTGCTCGTCGGCGGTGTCGGTCCCGTCGACCCCGCCGGCCCCGCGGGTCCTGCCGGCGACGGCCCGGCCTCCGCCTCGACCTGCCGGTCCACCTCGGCGCCGAGGCTCCGCAGGATGTCGAGCACCAGCCCGACCACCACGAGGTACACGCCCAGGTCGAAGAACACCGACGTGACCAGGTGGACCTTCCCGACGACGGGCACGTGCAGGTCCACGATCACGCTCTGGAGCGCCGAGCCGCCCGCGAGCAGCCCGACGATCCCGACCCCCGCAGCGAGGAAGAGGCCACCGCCCAGAAGGAGGCCCGGCTGGATCGGGGCCGCCTCGCCGAGCTCGTACCGACCTCCTGCCAGGTAGCGGACGATCAGCGCGATCGACGTCACCAGGCCCGCCGCGAAGCCCCCGCCCGGGGCGTTGTGGCCGGAGACGAGCAGGTAGACCGAGTAGAGGATCATCGTGTGGAACAGCAGGCGCGTGACCACCTCGAAGATCACCGACCGCCGCTGAGGGGCGAGCGTCGGCACCGCTCGCAGCCACACGGCCGACCGCAGGCGCCGCGTCGGGTCCGCCGGTGACGGCACCGCGCTCGCCGGGGCGTCGATGGTCCCGTGCCGGCGCAACGCGCCACCGGGGTCGGGCAGGTCTCCCCAGACCGGGCGCCCGTGCGGCGTGGCCTCACCCGCCCGGAAGATCGGGCTGGTCCGGCGCCGCAGGAACACCAGCGAGGCGACGCCGGTCGCCGCGACCAGCAGCACCGAGATCTCCCCGAGGGTGTCCCACGCGCGGATGTCCACCAGGGTGACGTTGACGATGTTCGTCCCGCCGCCGTACGTGACGGCCTCGGCGGCGAAGCCTGCGGAGACCGGCGGATGGATCCGCGCGCCGGGGACGACGAGCGCCAGACCGGCCACCGTCAGCCCGGCCGCGAGCCCGACCGCGAGACGCACCCACCGGCTGGCCGCGAGCGGCCGGTCGGAGAAGTACGGCGGCAGCCGGCGCAGCACCAGCACGAACACGACGAGCGTGATGGTCTCGGACAGCACCTGGGTCAGGGCGAGGTCGGGCGCACCGTGCAGGAGGAACAGGGCCGCGACGCCGTAGCCGGAGGTCCCCAGCAGGATCACGGCCTTGAGCCGTCGGCGGGCGCGGGCGGCGAGGATCGCGGCGCCGATCGTCACGGCACCGAGGGCGAGCTGCGCGGGCCGGTCCCACACCCGCACGGACGTCGGCCACGACGTGCCGGCGATCGCCGTCCCGCCGGCCGCGACCACGAAGACCGCGAGGATCAGGCCCAGGTACAGCGGGAGCGACCCGCGCTGGGTGACGGCGGTGACGTCGGCCGCGACCTCGTCGAGACGCCGCATCATGCGGCGGTACACGCGGTCGGCCTCGAGGGAGACGTGCCGGTCGGCCTGCCAGACCTCGACCGGTCCGCGCAGCGCGAACAGCACCAGGCCCACGGTGAGCACCACGACGGTGATCGCGAGCGTCGGGGTGGGGCCGGCCCACAGGGTCAGGTGGGCGGCCTCGCCCGTGGGGTAGGTGTCCGCGTACGGGGAGAGCAGGTCCGACCCGAACCCCGGGACCAGTGCGACCGCGAGCCCGAGGACGGCGAGCGTCAGCGCGGGCCACACGAGCAGGAGCGACGGGTGCGTGATCGGCGGGGGGCGGGTGTGCGCGCTGTGACCCGGGGGCCGGGCGACCACCGCCGATCGACCGGCGGGGGCCTCGGTCGACCCGACCGCAGCAGCGTCGGCGACCGAGCTCCGCGGGTGGAGGAGGTCGGCGGCGGGCGGGGCGGGGATCACGCGTCGCTTGGTCGCGAAGGCGCCCCACAGCAGCCTCGACCCGTACGCGACGGTCAGCGCCGACCCGACGGCCACGACTCCCACCAGGAACCCGCCGCGCCACCCGGACGCGTCGTGCCGGACGGCCTCGAGCGCGGCCTCCTTCGCGACGTACCCCGCGAACGGCGGCAACCCGATCATCGACGCGGTCGCCAGCACGCCGGCCAGCGCGGTGATCGGCAGCTCACGGCCCACCCCCGAGAGCCGCCGCATGTCGCGGGTCCCGGTGGCGGCGTCGACGACACCCACGACCAGGAACAGCGCCGCCTTGAACATCGCGTGCGCACCGAGCATCGCCAGGCCGGCGAGCGCCGCCGCGCGCGTGCCGAGCCCGACCAGCAGGACGAGGAACCCGAGCTGACTCACCGTCCCGAACGCGAGGATCAGCTTGAGGTCGTGCTGACGCAGGGCCCGGTAGCCGCCGAGCAGGAACGTCCCGCTGCCGAGCGTCAGCACCACGACCTGCCACGGGACGAGGCCCGAGTAGCCGGGAGCGAGCCGGGCGATCAGGTAGATACCGGCCTTCACCATCGCAGCCGCGTGCAGGTAGGCGCTCACGGGCGTCGGGGCTGCCATCGCCGCAGGCAACCAGAAGTGCAGCGGCACGAGCGCGGACTTGCTCACCGCCCCGGCGAGGATCAGCACGACGGCGACCGTGACGGCCGTGCCCGACGGCGGGTGGGCGACCAGCTCCGACAACCGGAACGTGCCGGCCACGCGCCCGAGCACGATCACCCCGACGAGCATCGCCAGGCCGCCCGCGGTCGTGATGATGATGGCCTGCATCGCACCGCGCCGGCTCGCCTTGCGATCCGCGTAGTGGCCGATCAGCAGGTAGGAGAAGACGGTCGTCAGCTCCCAGAACACGTAGAGCATCAGGGTGTTGTCGGTCGTGACCAGGCCCACCATCGACCCCGCGAACGCCACCAGCGCCGCACCGAACCGTCCCAGGCCGAACGCGGACGCCGAGAAGTACGCCGAGCAGTAGACGAGGACGAGCGCCCCGACGCCGCCGACGATCAGCAGCATCAACCAGGACAGCGTGTCGAGCCGGAACGCCAGCTCCAGGTGCAGCGCGGGAACCCACTCGACCACCTCGGTCGGGACCGCGCCGGAGGCCGTGCCGTGCTGGACGACGGAGGTCTGCGAGAGCGCCCACACCGCGGCGGATGCCGGCGCGAGCGCGAGCACGAGGAATGCCCGCCGCCCGAGCCACCCGACGAGCGCGGGCGCAGCCAG
It encodes:
- a CDS encoding Na(+)/H(+) antiporter subunit C, whose protein sequence is MRPSIVLVVVIAALVTVGVYLMLERSLSRVLVGLILAGNGVNLLFLVAGGAAGGAPIVGTTPIGRMSDPLPQAMVLTAIVITLGLTAFLLAMAYRSWQLNEHDEVQDDLEDRRVARRAAADQPSFTDADTEDTGASLDEQAAAVHDETDEGHPADVPSNTSGEAGR
- a CDS encoding Na+/H+ antiporter subunit D is translated as MTSMTWLVPLPVVLPLFGAGLALALYRAPRAQRVISVVTLTLVLAASATMLALVDDGPLVLSIGGWAPPIGIDLVADRLSALMLTVSSAVTLCVLLYSLAQGEADGDEEAPVAIYHPTYLVLTAGVANAFLSGDLFNLYVGFEILLAASFVLLTLGGTGARIRAGTIYVVVALLSSVLFLVALALTYAAAGTVNLAQLAQRLPEIDPGVRLVLQVLLLLAFGIKAAVFPLSAWLPDSYPTAPAPVTAVFAGLLTKVGVYAILRTQTLLFPGGGVDAVLMWVALATMLIGILGAVAQNDIKRLLSFTLVSHIGFMLFGIALSSEAGMAAAIFYVVHHITVQTALFLVVGLIERRGGSTSLDRLGGLAKVSPVLAVLFFVPAMNLAGVPPMSGFLGKIGLLQAGVAQGTPLAYVLVGGSVVTSLLTLYALVKAWNKAFWQTPPAELPTDRHRTRLPFGMVGSAAALVLVGLSLTMVAGPLYGFADRTATSLRDRTPYIDAVLPDGARGLGRPAPADPVAEVHP
- a CDS encoding Na+/H+ antiporter subunit A → MLLLLVGHLAMALAAPALVGWLGRRAFLVLALAPASAAVWALSQTSVVQHGTASGAVPTEVVEWVPALHLELAFRLDTLSWLMLLIVGGVGALVLVYCSAYFSASAFGLGRFGAALVAFAGSMVGLVTTDNTLMLYVFWELTTVFSYLLIGHYADRKASRRGAMQAIIITTAGGLAMLVGVIVLGRVAGTFRLSELVAHPPSGTAVTVAVVLILAGAVSKSALVPLHFWLPAAMAAPTPVSAYLHAAAMVKAGIYLIARLAPGYSGLVPWQVVVLTLGSGTFLLGGYRALRQHDLKLILAFGTVSQLGFLVLLVGLGTRAAALAGLAMLGAHAMFKAALFLVVGVVDAATGTRDMRRLSGVGRELPITALAGVLATASMIGLPPFAGYVAKEAALEAVRHDASGWRGGFLVGVVAVGSALTVAYGSRLLWGAFATKRRVIPAPPAADLLHPRSSVADAAAVGSTEAPAGRSAVVARPPGHSAHTRPPPITHPSLLLVWPALTLAVLGLAVALVPGFGSDLLSPYADTYPTGEAAHLTLWAGPTPTLAITVVVLTVGLVLFALRGPVEVWQADRHVSLEADRVYRRMMRRLDEVAADVTAVTQRGSLPLYLGLILAVFVVAAGGTAIAGTSWPTSVRVWDRPAQLALGAVTIGAAILAARARRRLKAVILLGTSGYGVAALFLLHGAPDLALTQVLSETITLVVFVLVLRRLPPYFSDRPLAASRWVRLAVGLAAGLTVAGLALVVPGARIHPPVSAGFAAEAVTYGGGTNIVNVTLVDIRAWDTLGEISVLLVAATGVASLVFLRRRTSPIFRAGEATPHGRPVWGDLPDPGGALRRHGTIDAPASAVPSPADPTRRLRSAVWLRAVPTLAPQRRSVIFEVVTRLLFHTMILYSVYLLVSGHNAPGGGFAAGLVTSIALIVRYLAGGRYELGEAAPIQPGLLLGGGLFLAAGVGIVGLLAGGSALQSVIVDLHVPVVGKVHLVTSVFFDLGVYLVVVGLVLDILRSLGAEVDRQVEAEAGPSPAGPAGPAGSTGPTPPTSTTDDRGARTTGAAR